One stretch of Solenopsis invicta isolate M01_SB chromosome 16, UNIL_Sinv_3.0, whole genome shotgun sequence DNA includes these proteins:
- the LOC105204798 gene encoding uncharacterized protein LOC105204798, giving the protein MGRACCVQDCPSGGDAPSHQIPKNPALFQKWKSLIYSEKIQHLTDEQISKCAVCYRHFADDDYLLTFRVRKLKRGVAPSLNLPNKPDSGVSTIKIEPQTSGTENMSMFTVKEEVELTDRQRITRVPDTSQIVLFEDTPEEPEFCLFDQPDKCTEQTNSPVETHTKSNCRDELLKKKRKLSAALLPLLRRKRQAKQYEKTPTIQKLLSCLTPTEIAFIKAKIRKSKYSPRVYVKMYHNIAKTKALYQLNSV; this is encoded by the coding sequence ATGGGAAGGGCCTGCTGCGTCCAGGATTGTCCTTCGGGAGGCGACGCCCCGTCTCACCAGATCCCTAAGAACCCGGCTCTCTTCCAGAAGTGGAAGAGCTTGATTTATTCCGAGAAAATTCAGCATCTGACCGACGAGCAGATAAGCAAGTGCGCCGTTTGCTACCGGCACTTTGCCGACGATGACTATCTGTTGACGTTCAGAGTGAGGAAGTTGAAACGCGGTGTCGCGCCTTCTTTAAACCTGCCGAACAAGCCGGATTCCGGCGTGTCTACGATTAAAATCGAGCCGCAAACATCGGGTACCGAAAACATGAGCATGTTTACTGTGAAGGAAGAGGTAGAATTGACGGATAGGCAAAGAATAACGAGAGTCCCGGATACGTctcaaattgtattatttgaggACACTCCGGAAGAGCCCGAATTCTGCTTGTTCGACCAGCCAGATAAATGTACTGAGCAAACTAATTCACCAGTGGAAACGCACACAAAATCAAATTGTAGAGATGAGTTGTTGaagaaaaaacgaaaattatCCGCGGCGCTGTTACCTTTGCTGCGACGTAAGCGACAGGCTAAGCAATACGAAAAAACGCCTACGATACAAAAGCTGTTATCTTGTCTCACGCCTACCGAAATAGCGTTTATCAAAGCCAAAATACGAAAGTCCAAGTACTCTCCGAGAGTGTACGTGAAAATGTATCATAATATTGCAAAGACGAAAGCTCTTTACCAGTTAAATTCggtataa